One stretch of Paramormyrops kingsleyae isolate MSU_618 chromosome 4, PKINGS_0.4, whole genome shotgun sequence DNA includes these proteins:
- the urad gene encoding 2-oxo-4-hydroxy-4-carboxy-5-ureidoimidazoline decarboxylase isoform X3, with protein MEARIAEFIDSLPAAGKAGILRCHPDLAGRDLQSGTLTAESEQEQVVAGLRSLEPADATRLRRLNLQYKERFGYPFVICAGLNDRAAILRQLAERFANEPQRELPLAIEEVKKICCLRLRRIVASDIKL; from the exons ATGGAAGCCAGAATAGCAGAGTTCATCGACAGCCTGCCAGCAGCCG GTAAGGCGGGCATCCTGCGATGCCACCCGGACCTAGCCGGCCGGGACCTTCAGAGTGGGACCCTGACGGCGGAATCCGAGCAGGAGCAGGTGGTAGCCGGCCTGCGCTCGCTGGAGCCCGCAGACGCGACCCGTCTGCGGCGCCTCAACCTGCAATACAAAGAACGCTTCGGCTACCCGTTCGTCATCTGCGCCGGTCTGAACGACAGAGCAGCCATTCTGCGGCAGCTGGCCGAGCGGTTTGCCAACGAGCCCCAGCGGGAGCTGCCTCTGGCCATAGAAGAGGTGAAGAAGATCTGCTGCCTCCGGCTACGCAGAATAGTAGCGTCTGACATCAAGCTCTGA
- the flt3 gene encoding receptor-type tyrosine-protein kinase FLT3 isoform X2, producing the protein MKNLEERGSYMVFIRNPGIYTLCCKHGAELFSVSFVVHQQENPLRRPSTPQLSIANGELGYGYNFLCSSLGYPRPKITWYKSLDKRDGVSGTEMKSSNPISTRSLLRSFEYSETDVLCCARNALGEDCSKMHDYNLNQGSSEQEAAVVNLIAGETLLLRCRHNSISPLRWLKDSGTPEGKQFHDEIYDVSHCYLLIDMVMAEHNGTYSCLSSVNNRTKSIRVEVLERGFLNIQLKEMNQVSALARESLCLQAEVNSYPEPWCHWVTPHGHVACSEPSRYRGSRIFWYCKPDPGEYQLTVENNEMSITRNMTVCVVDTPAVAIALTKDNIQCSANGTSLYVTWRYCQMSTKCHEDALWHEMMPQTMQKSRLEDFCQQSHFTSVSLSELEDDIIVKCCANSTISSPQCSAAITLKKHASVIMQMMFILFILLLFVFLIVRTIMIKNKKPRYESQIQVLQVVGPLDNDYIYINFKEFSYNLEWEFPRENLKLGKELGSGAFGKVVKATAYGLSQPGVSMQVAVKMLKDKHHPVEREALMSELKMLVHIGRHVNIVNLLGACTESGPVYLIFQYCCNGDLLSYLKNHRKQFQKSLSDMFDQKRFHCLFQTELTFREREGSFNSTYIPMSPLLFRDTQGPSRASIHGGINEESDSLEELHILTYHDLLSFACQVAKGMEFLSLQNCIHRDLAARNVLVTQEKYVKIGDFGLARDIENDSNYVVRGNVRLPVKWMAPESLFQGVYTKQSDIWSYGILLWEIFSLGVTPYPGMKVDQKFYMLIEGGFQMDQPYYASDSMYDIMRLCWALTPQDRPHFSKLVAVLETQLEDSEKQLYTNTGEKALSQSIYQNADVLPEHRRPNREDEKVPENESRETEVPPGPASIPTELTPLKEQG; encoded by the exons ATGAAGAATCTAGAGGAAAG AGGAAGCTACATGGTCTTCATTAGGAACCCAGGAATCTACACTCTGTGCTGTAAACATGGAGCTGAACTTTTCTCTGTGTCCTTTGTTGTACATCAGCAAGAAA ACCCCTTGAGACGGCCGTCAACACCACAGCTGAGTATTGCTAATGGAGAACTAGGATATGGGTATAACTTCCTGTGCAGTTCCTTGGGATACCCGAGACCGAAGATCACATGGTATAAGTCCCTAGACAAAAG AGATGGTGTAAGTGGGACAGAGATGAAGAGCTCGAATCCAATCTCCACAAGATCCTTGTTGCGAAGCTTTGAATACTCTGAGACAGATGTGCTGTGCTGTGCGAGGAACGCACTGGGAGAGGATTGCTCCAAGATGCATGATTACA ACCTAAATCAAGGTTCCAGTGAGCAGGAGGCAGCTGTGGTAAACCTCATCGCTGGAGAGACACTTCTGCTACGTTGCAGACACAACAGTATCTCACCCTTAAGGTGGCTGAAGGACTCAGGAACACCTGAG ggaaagCAATTCCATGATGAGATTTATGATGTCAGCCACTGCTACCTGCTTATTGACATGGTGATGGCGGAGCACAACGGCACCTACAGCTGCCTTTCATCAGTTAATAACAGGACAAAGTCCATACGTGTTGAGGTTCTGG AACGCGGATTTCTGAACATTCAGCTAAAGGAAATGAACCAGGTCTCTGCTTTGGCCCGAGAGTCTTTGTGCCTACAGGCTGAGGTCAACTCATACCCCGAGCCGTGGTGCCACTGGGTCACTCCGCACGGCCATGTGGCCTGTTCAGAACCAAGCCGCTACCGTGGAAGCAG gatattttgGTACTGCAAACCTGATCCAGGAGAGTACCAGCTTACTGTTGAAAACAATGAGATGTCAATCACGAGGAACATGACAGTTTGTGTGGTTG ACACACCTGCTGTGGCCATCGCCCTCACCAAGGACAATATTCAGTGCTCGGCCAATGGAACGTCCCTTTACGTAACCTGGAGATATTGCCAAATGTCCACCAA GTGCCATGAGGATGCCCTATGGCATGAGATGATGCCTCAGACCATGCAAAAGTCAAGGCTCGAAGATTTTTGCCAGCAGAGCCACTTCACCTCTGTGAGCTTGTCGGAGCTGGAAGACGACATTATCGTCAAGTGCTGTGCTAACAGTACCATTAGCTCTCCTCAGTGCAGTGCAGCAATAACCCTGAAGAAAC ACGCATCAGTGATCATGCAGATGATGTTCATCCTCTTCATCCTGCTGTTGTTCGTCTTCCTGATTGTTCGCACCATCATGATCAAAAATAAG AAACCCCGATATGAAAGCCAGATTCAGGTTCTTCAGGTAGTGGGACCCCTGGACAATGATTACATTTACATCAACTTCAAAGAGTTCTCCTACAACCTGGAATGGGAATTTCCCCGGGAAAACCTCAAGCTGG GGAAGGAGCTGGGCTCTGGGGCCTTTGGGAAGGTGGTGAAGGCCACAGCGTATGGGCTCAGCCAGCCTGGAGTGTCCATGCAAGTGGCAGTAAAGATGCTGAAAG ACAAGCACCACCCAGTGGAGCGAGAGGCCCTCATGTCAGAGCTGAAGATGCTGGTGCATATCGGCAGGCATGTGAACATTGTCAACCTGCTGGGTGCATGTACAGAATCAG GACCCGTCTATCTGATCTTCCAATACTGCTGCAATGGAGACCTGCTGAGCTACCTGAAGAACCACAGAAAGCAATTCCAGAAGTCACTGTCTGACATGTTTGACCAAAAGAGGTTCCACTGCCTGTTTCAGACCGAGCTGACCTTCAG AGAAAGAGAAGGTAGCTTTAACAGCACCTACATTCCAATGTCCCCCCTGCTCTTCAGAGACACACAGGGGCCCAGCAGAGCCAGCATTCATGGCG GAATTAATGAAGAGTCAGACTCCCTGGAAGAGCTTCATATCCTCACCTACCACGACCTGCTCAGCTTTGCTTGTCAGGTGGCCAAAGGCATGGAGTTTCTGTCGTTGCAGAAT TGTATCCATAGAGACCTTGCTGCAAGAAATGTACTGGTTACACAAGAGAAATATGTGAAGATTGGAGACTTTGGACTTGCCCGAGACATTGAAAATGACAGCAACTATGTAGTAAGAGGAAAC GTGCGTCTGCCAGTGAAGTGGATGGCACCAGAGAGCTTGTTTCAGGGCGTGTACACGAAGCAGAGTGACATCTGGTCTTATGGAATCCTGCTGTGGGAGATCTTCTCACTGG GTGTTACGCCATACCCAGGGATGAAGGTGGACCAGAAATTCTACATGCTGATTGAAGGTGGTTTTCAGATGGACCAGCCATACTACGCCAGTGACTCTAT GTATGATATAATGCGCCTCTGCTGGGCCCTGACACCCCAAGACAGACCGCACTTTTCAAAACTGGTGGCCGTACTGGAGACTCAGCTGGAGGACAGTGAGAAACAG CTATACACCAACACCGGAGAAAAGGCCTTGAGCCAATCAATCTACCAGAATGCCGATGTTCTCCCGGAGCATAGGAGGCCAAACAGAGAAGATGAGAAAGTGCCAGAGAATGAGTCCAGAGAGACTGAAGTCCCGCCCGGTCCGGCCTCCATTCCAACTGAGCTGACCCCCCTGAAAGAGCAGGGCTAA
- the flt3 gene encoding receptor-type tyrosine-protein kinase FLT3 isoform X1, whose product MRILLTMTRRVVELCAMIVAQLTLTVYGQGSKAVRCFLDRRIGTGHNDLKSLSCHIWESQLPLSEPNQVVLSSQESANLTVQHLTGNHSCSWERTERCQMKNLEERGSYMVFIRNPGIYTLCCKHGAELFSVSFVVHQQENPLRRPSTPQLSIANGELGYGYNFLCSSLGYPRPKITWYKSLDKRDGVSGTEMKSSNPISTRSLLRSFEYSETDVLCCARNALGEDCSKMHDYNLNQGSSEQEAAVVNLIAGETLLLRCRHNSISPLRWLKDSGTPEGKQFHDEIYDVSHCYLLIDMVMAEHNGTYSCLSSVNNRTKSIRVEVLERGFLNIQLKEMNQVSALARESLCLQAEVNSYPEPWCHWVTPHGHVACSEPSRYRGSRIFWYCKPDPGEYQLTVENNEMSITRNMTVCVVDTPAVAIALTKDNIQCSANGTSLYVTWRYCQMSTKCHEDALWHEMMPQTMQKSRLEDFCQQSHFTSVSLSELEDDIIVKCCANSTISSPQCSAAITLKKHASVIMQMMFILFILLLFVFLIVRTIMIKNKKPRYESQIQVLQVVGPLDNDYIYINFKEFSYNLEWEFPRENLKLGKELGSGAFGKVVKATAYGLSQPGVSMQVAVKMLKDKHHPVEREALMSELKMLVHIGRHVNIVNLLGACTESGPVYLIFQYCCNGDLLSYLKNHRKQFQKSLSDMFDQKRFHCLFQTELTFREREGSFNSTYIPMSPLLFRDTQGPSRASIHGGINEESDSLEELHILTYHDLLSFACQVAKGMEFLSLQNCIHRDLAARNVLVTQEKYVKIGDFGLARDIENDSNYVVRGNVRLPVKWMAPESLFQGVYTKQSDIWSYGILLWEIFSLGVTPYPGMKVDQKFYMLIEGGFQMDQPYYASDSMYDIMRLCWALTPQDRPHFSKLVAVLETQLEDSEKQLYTNTGEKALSQSIYQNADVLPEHRRPNREDEKVPENESRETEVPPGPASIPTELTPLKEQG is encoded by the exons ATGCGGATACTGTTAACCATGACCCGAAGAGTTGTGGAGCTCTGCGCTATGATTG TTGCGCAGCTTACGCTTACCGTATATGGCCAAGGGAGCAAAGCGGTTCGCTGTTTCCTGGACCGGAGA ATTGGGACTGGACATAATGACTTAAAGTCATTGTCATGTCACATCTGGGAGTCCCAGCTGCCACTTTCAGAGCCCAACCAGGTCGTGCTTTCGAGTCAAGAATCCGCAAACTTGACTGTCCAACATCTCACAGGAAACCACAGCTGCTCTTGGGAAAGGACTGAAAGGTGCCAAATGAAGAATCTAGAGGAAAG AGGAAGCTACATGGTCTTCATTAGGAACCCAGGAATCTACACTCTGTGCTGTAAACATGGAGCTGAACTTTTCTCTGTGTCCTTTGTTGTACATCAGCAAGAAA ACCCCTTGAGACGGCCGTCAACACCACAGCTGAGTATTGCTAATGGAGAACTAGGATATGGGTATAACTTCCTGTGCAGTTCCTTGGGATACCCGAGACCGAAGATCACATGGTATAAGTCCCTAGACAAAAG AGATGGTGTAAGTGGGACAGAGATGAAGAGCTCGAATCCAATCTCCACAAGATCCTTGTTGCGAAGCTTTGAATACTCTGAGACAGATGTGCTGTGCTGTGCGAGGAACGCACTGGGAGAGGATTGCTCCAAGATGCATGATTACA ACCTAAATCAAGGTTCCAGTGAGCAGGAGGCAGCTGTGGTAAACCTCATCGCTGGAGAGACACTTCTGCTACGTTGCAGACACAACAGTATCTCACCCTTAAGGTGGCTGAAGGACTCAGGAACACCTGAG ggaaagCAATTCCATGATGAGATTTATGATGTCAGCCACTGCTACCTGCTTATTGACATGGTGATGGCGGAGCACAACGGCACCTACAGCTGCCTTTCATCAGTTAATAACAGGACAAAGTCCATACGTGTTGAGGTTCTGG AACGCGGATTTCTGAACATTCAGCTAAAGGAAATGAACCAGGTCTCTGCTTTGGCCCGAGAGTCTTTGTGCCTACAGGCTGAGGTCAACTCATACCCCGAGCCGTGGTGCCACTGGGTCACTCCGCACGGCCATGTGGCCTGTTCAGAACCAAGCCGCTACCGTGGAAGCAG gatattttgGTACTGCAAACCTGATCCAGGAGAGTACCAGCTTACTGTTGAAAACAATGAGATGTCAATCACGAGGAACATGACAGTTTGTGTGGTTG ACACACCTGCTGTGGCCATCGCCCTCACCAAGGACAATATTCAGTGCTCGGCCAATGGAACGTCCCTTTACGTAACCTGGAGATATTGCCAAATGTCCACCAA GTGCCATGAGGATGCCCTATGGCATGAGATGATGCCTCAGACCATGCAAAAGTCAAGGCTCGAAGATTTTTGCCAGCAGAGCCACTTCACCTCTGTGAGCTTGTCGGAGCTGGAAGACGACATTATCGTCAAGTGCTGTGCTAACAGTACCATTAGCTCTCCTCAGTGCAGTGCAGCAATAACCCTGAAGAAAC ACGCATCAGTGATCATGCAGATGATGTTCATCCTCTTCATCCTGCTGTTGTTCGTCTTCCTGATTGTTCGCACCATCATGATCAAAAATAAG AAACCCCGATATGAAAGCCAGATTCAGGTTCTTCAGGTAGTGGGACCCCTGGACAATGATTACATTTACATCAACTTCAAAGAGTTCTCCTACAACCTGGAATGGGAATTTCCCCGGGAAAACCTCAAGCTGG GGAAGGAGCTGGGCTCTGGGGCCTTTGGGAAGGTGGTGAAGGCCACAGCGTATGGGCTCAGCCAGCCTGGAGTGTCCATGCAAGTGGCAGTAAAGATGCTGAAAG ACAAGCACCACCCAGTGGAGCGAGAGGCCCTCATGTCAGAGCTGAAGATGCTGGTGCATATCGGCAGGCATGTGAACATTGTCAACCTGCTGGGTGCATGTACAGAATCAG GACCCGTCTATCTGATCTTCCAATACTGCTGCAATGGAGACCTGCTGAGCTACCTGAAGAACCACAGAAAGCAATTCCAGAAGTCACTGTCTGACATGTTTGACCAAAAGAGGTTCCACTGCCTGTTTCAGACCGAGCTGACCTTCAG AGAAAGAGAAGGTAGCTTTAACAGCACCTACATTCCAATGTCCCCCCTGCTCTTCAGAGACACACAGGGGCCCAGCAGAGCCAGCATTCATGGCG GAATTAATGAAGAGTCAGACTCCCTGGAAGAGCTTCATATCCTCACCTACCACGACCTGCTCAGCTTTGCTTGTCAGGTGGCCAAAGGCATGGAGTTTCTGTCGTTGCAGAAT TGTATCCATAGAGACCTTGCTGCAAGAAATGTACTGGTTACACAAGAGAAATATGTGAAGATTGGAGACTTTGGACTTGCCCGAGACATTGAAAATGACAGCAACTATGTAGTAAGAGGAAAC GTGCGTCTGCCAGTGAAGTGGATGGCACCAGAGAGCTTGTTTCAGGGCGTGTACACGAAGCAGAGTGACATCTGGTCTTATGGAATCCTGCTGTGGGAGATCTTCTCACTGG GTGTTACGCCATACCCAGGGATGAAGGTGGACCAGAAATTCTACATGCTGATTGAAGGTGGTTTTCAGATGGACCAGCCATACTACGCCAGTGACTCTAT GTATGATATAATGCGCCTCTGCTGGGCCCTGACACCCCAAGACAGACCGCACTTTTCAAAACTGGTGGCCGTACTGGAGACTCAGCTGGAGGACAGTGAGAAACAG CTATACACCAACACCGGAGAAAAGGCCTTGAGCCAATCAATCTACCAGAATGCCGATGTTCTCCCGGAGCATAGGAGGCCAAACAGAGAAGATGAGAAAGTGCCAGAGAATGAGTCCAGAGAGACTGAAGTCCCGCCCGGTCCGGCCTCCATTCCAACTGAGCTGACCCCCCTGAAAGAGCAGGGCTAA
- the urad gene encoding 2-oxo-4-hydroxy-4-carboxy-5-ureidoimidazoline decarboxylase isoform X1 — protein MLQFALLAKSLLQLSSIRLHANHPSLSCFDAALCSWIVLHSLHHSYVRKAPAVCLASGGRLPPRCLWSGRCPGDFLEIFGNVVEKCPLITAAVWSARPFATLADMEARIAEFIDSLPAAGKAGILRCHPDLAGRDLQSGTLTAESEQEQVVAGLRSLEPADATRLRRLNLQYKERFGYPFVICAGLNDRAAILRQLAERFANEPQRELPLAIEEVKKICCLRLRRIVASDIKL, from the exons ATGCTTCAGTTTGCTCTCCTGGCAAAGAGCCTGCTGCAATTGTCTAGTATTAGGCTACATGCAAATCATCCGTCTCTCTCCTGTTTTGATGCTGCTCTATGCAGCTGGATTGTTCTCCATTCGCTACATCACTCATACGTGAGAAAGGCGCCTGCCGTTTGCCTAGCTAGTGGCGGCCGCCTCCCGCCACGTTGCCTCTGGTCAGGTCGATGCCCCGGAG ATTTTCTGGAGATTTTTGGCAACGTTGTGGAGAAATGTCCGCTCATTACAGCGGCAGTGTGGTCAGCGAGACCTTTCGCTACTCTGGCTGACATGGAAGCCAGAATAGCAGAGTTCATCGACAGCCTGCCAGCAGCCG GTAAGGCGGGCATCCTGCGATGCCACCCGGACCTAGCCGGCCGGGACCTTCAGAGTGGGACCCTGACGGCGGAATCCGAGCAGGAGCAGGTGGTAGCCGGCCTGCGCTCGCTGGAGCCCGCAGACGCGACCCGTCTGCGGCGCCTCAACCTGCAATACAAAGAACGCTTCGGCTACCCGTTCGTCATCTGCGCCGGTCTGAACGACAGAGCAGCCATTCTGCGGCAGCTGGCCGAGCGGTTTGCCAACGAGCCCCAGCGGGAGCTGCCTCTGGCCATAGAAGAGGTGAAGAAGATCTGCTGCCTCCGGCTACGCAGAATAGTAGCGTCTGACATCAAGCTCTGA
- the urad gene encoding 2-oxo-4-hydroxy-4-carboxy-5-ureidoimidazoline decarboxylase isoform X2, whose translation MFAMIAIGEVNSLSYEDFLEIFGNVVEKCPLITAAVWSARPFATLADMEARIAEFIDSLPAAGKAGILRCHPDLAGRDLQSGTLTAESEQEQVVAGLRSLEPADATRLRRLNLQYKERFGYPFVICAGLNDRAAILRQLAERFANEPQRELPLAIEEVKKICCLRLRRIVASDIKL comes from the exons ATGTTTGCAATGATTGCCATCGGTGAAGTGAATTCTCTTTCCTACGAAGATTTTCTGGAGATTTTTGGCAACGTTGTGGAGAAATGTCCGCTCATTACAGCGGCAGTGTGGTCAGCGAGACCTTTCGCTACTCTGGCTGACATGGAAGCCAGAATAGCAGAGTTCATCGACAGCCTGCCAGCAGCCG GTAAGGCGGGCATCCTGCGATGCCACCCGGACCTAGCCGGCCGGGACCTTCAGAGTGGGACCCTGACGGCGGAATCCGAGCAGGAGCAGGTGGTAGCCGGCCTGCGCTCGCTGGAGCCCGCAGACGCGACCCGTCTGCGGCGCCTCAACCTGCAATACAAAGAACGCTTCGGCTACCCGTTCGTCATCTGCGCCGGTCTGAACGACAGAGCAGCCATTCTGCGGCAGCTGGCCGAGCGGTTTGCCAACGAGCCCCAGCGGGAGCTGCCTCTGGCCATAGAAGAGGTGAAGAAGATCTGCTGCCTCCGGCTACGCAGAATAGTAGCGTCTGACATCAAGCTCTGA
- the pdx1 gene encoding pancreas/duodenum homeobox protein 1 codes for MSSCATFAGSPAAMNREEHFYAPAQMYKEPYTYQAPADDDYSQSPPPCLYMGRQTPVCPTPSLGSLDPPCLSNTASYDMPLMREDPGVSVSHAHLLPTQLPQHTHQSGVGYGSPADLVMVSDRNQYQLPFPWMKSTKSHTHTWKEQWTGHCMAELEDSKRTRTAYTRAQLLELEKEFLFNRYISRPRRVELALLLNLTERHIKIWFQNRRMKWKKEEDRKRARPGQPEQDCAVSSGGPSGGLTEEPSSALKLLPRDTAAPGSPEQSRPPPPVSGSPPLCR; via the exons ATGAGCAGCTGCGCTACGTTCGCCGGGTCACCAGCAGCCATGAACCGAGAGGAGCACTTCTACGCCCCTGCGCAGATGTATAAGGAGCCGTATACCTACCAGGCACCTGCTGACGACGATTACAGCCAGAGTCCTCCACCGTGTCTTTATATGGGCAGACAGACCCCCGTGTGCCCCACGCCTTCACTGGGGTCCCTGGACCCGCCATGCCTCTCCAATACCGCCTCATACGACATGCCGCTGATGCGGGAAGATCCCGGAGTGTCCGTGTCCCACGCGCACCTACTCCCCACGCAGCTGCCTCAGCACACGCATCAGTCCGGGGTGGGTTACGGAAGCCCCGCTGACCTGGTGATGGTCAGCGACCGGAATCAGTACCAGCTCCCTTTCCCGTGGATGAAATCCACCAAGTCTCACACGCACACGTGGAAAGAGCAATGGACAG GCCACTGCATGGCGGAGCTGGAGGACAGCAAGCGCACACGCACCGCTTACACACGCGCCCAGCTGCTGGAGCTGGAGAAGGAATTCCTGTTTAACCGCTACATCTCGCGGCCGCGCCGCGTGGAGCTTGCCCTGCTGCTGAACCTCACCGAGCGCCACATAAAGATCTGGTTCCAGAACCGGCGCATGAAGTGGAAGAAGGAGGAGGACCGCAAGCGTGCCAGGCCTGGTCAGCCTGAGCAGGACTGCGCCGTGTCATCTGGGGGGCCCTCTGGGGGGCTGACTGAGGAGCCCAGTAGTGCCCTAAAGCTGCTGCCACGGGACACTGCGGCCCCGGGCTCCCCTGAGCAGAGCCGCCCTCCCCCTCCAGTGAGTGGGAGCCCACCGCTGTGCCGGTGA